ATGGTAATGGGGCCTGGAAGAGGAGATGAGTGTAGAAGAAAGCGCCCTTGAAAGCTACTTAATAGAGTACGAAACGGAATGTTCACAGCGTGCGGCCGAGAATACGGATAAGCCGAAGCGCGGAAGCCGCAGCAAAATTCTCAGCGCTAGGCCCAGGTGCGGGAAGAATCCACCACGGCTTTCAACCGCATGGTAGTGGCTGTCGTATTACGTAGAATTTTCTCTCAATTGGTACAGCGAATAATCTTGTCATTAGGGAGCCAAAGAAAGAGGGCGTACTCTTGCATCCAAGTTAGGCTAGGCCGGATCAGACACTAATTGGCTCACGTTAACTTGGAAACCAATCGGCTGACTGAACTTCAAGACAGGCGGGACCTGATCGCAAACTCCTGCCAAAGCATGTCCTGGCATTAGGTAACTGTGGGGGGCGTCAAGGCGAGGTGGACCACCCGACCCCAGGCGTGGAAGCTGACGGGTTGCATAGCCAACAGCTTGGTTTTGCTGCCATGGCCCTATTGAACCAGCCTTCCGTCAACCCGGACCAAGCCATGGCAGCCGAATTCTTCTATTAAATACAACACCAGTAATCCCTCAATGCGATTCAACAGCATCTTCAATAGCACGCTCTTGCAGGCAGACAACAGAGCGCCAGCATGACCGCCACAGACCCAGGATTGGATGTCGACGCCAATCAGCTGCAGTACTCGAAGTGGTAGGCTATATGTATTTTCTGACAGTCATCGCCATGTGCTGACCTCGATATCAGGAGATACGCATCAGTCGTGTTCGCCTCGTTCCTTATCAACTTCACAGCATGTGGTGTTCTCTTTGGCTTCGGCGTCTACCAAGAGCACTACGAAACCATGGTCCCCACGCCAGGCACTCCCTTTACCGGGGCCTCCTCGGCTACCATTGATCTTATAGGGACTCTGTCGGCCTCGCTGATGACGATAGTGGCCCCCTTTGTTATGGCATGGACCAAATACTTCGGCCCTCGACCTGTTGTTTGTGCCGGCGGGGTGCTATTTGGTATCGCGTCCGTCCTGGCAAGTTTTGGCAAAGCCCTTTGGCACTTTCAGCTTACGCAGGGGCTTTTGATGGGGCTTGCGACGGGTTTCTCGTTCGTACCGTCCATGACAGTTTCCCCAACTTGGTTCGATAAGCACCGAGGTTTGGCGATGGGCATAGTATCCGCGGGGACGGGCATTGGCGGCCTCGTTTGGGCGCCTGTAATTTCGGCCTGCATTACTGTCATGGGCTTCCGCAACACGTTGCGGCTAACCGGGTGTGTCGCTGCTGCACTCATCTGCCTCTCGGGGTCTCTCCTCGACTGGGAGGTATCCATGGCGAAGCACCTCTCGGCGCAGAATGAGACCCTCTCCCCCACGACCGCCCTCTTCAGGATTCCGCTTCCCAGCTGGGGAACCGCCAAACAGCGGCTTTTTATCGCGCAAGCTGCTAGTACGCTGTTTCAAAGCGCCGCCTATTATACCCCTGTTTTCTTCACCGTCGTGTACGCCAAGACCTTGGGGTACGACGAGACGGATGGTGCGAACCTGACGGCCGTGAGCAATGCATGCAATGCCATTGGTAAAATTGCCGTGGGATTTATCGCAGACAGGCTGGGCAGGCTCAATTCGTTCTTCCTAACAACTTGGCTCAGTGCCTTTGTTTGTTTAGGCCTCTGGGTTTCCCAGCACGTTGATCGGGGCCAACGACGAGGCAGTGGCCAGGAATCTCTTCATCAGCTTTACCGTCCTGTACGGATTGTTCGCGAGCGCGTTCATCAGCCTGTTTCCGGCGGCCCTTATCGAGCTATTCGGTGTGACGGAACTTCCACGGATTGCAGGCGTTATGTATATGTTGCAGGGATTGGCCGCCCTTGTGGGCACGCCCGTCGCTGGTGTGCTTATTCCGGGACACGGGGTATCTAGAGATCCTGGCAGCTACACCGCCATGGCAGCGCTGGTCGGCACCTTGATGGCTTCGGCTGCTGTCGCAGTTACTGGAGTGAGGCTTGGGGCCATGAAAGGGGACAGTGGGCGGGCTTGGAGGTGGGAGTGGAGGCTCCAATAAATAGCCTACGTATTTTAGAGTCAGGCAAAATCGCACCCCCAGATTCAACATCAGCAATTTAGGTTCTGTATTTTAAAAAGGCTTGGCTTTACTCGTTGTCGCAGTTGAATATGCCGTGAGTAGAGGTTCCCTGAGCTCTGGACTAACAAAACAACACGGACTGTGGGAGAGAACGATACTATTTTTTGGGAGCAGCT
The window above is part of the Fusarium falciforme chromosome 3, complete sequence genome. Proteins encoded here:
- a CDS encoding MFS domain-containing protein: MTATDPGLDVDANQLQYSKWRYASVVFASFLINFTACGVLFGFGVYQEHYETMVPTPGTPFTGASSATIDLIGTLSASLMTIVAPFVMAWTKYFGPRPVVCAGGVLFGIASVLASFGKALWHFQLTQGLLMGLATGFSFVPSMTVSPTWFDKHRGLAMGIVSAGTGIGGLVWAPVISACITVMGFRNTLRLTGCVAAALICLSGSLLDWEVSMAKHLSAQNETLSPTTALFRIPLPSWGTAKQRLFIAQAASTLFQSAAYYTPVFFTVVYAKTLGYDETDGANLTAASGFPSTLIGANDEAVARNLFISFTVLYGLFASAFISLFPAALIELFGVTELPRIAGVMYMLQGLAALVGTPVAGVLIPGHGVSRDPGSYTAMAALVGTLMASAAVAVTGVRLGAMKGDSGRAWRWEWRLQ